The following are from one region of the Silene latifolia isolate original U9 population chromosome 9, ASM4854445v1, whole genome shotgun sequence genome:
- the LOC141601202 gene encoding uncharacterized protein LOC141601202, with protein sequence MAQLYVIRCRMLESKVILCRHVIWIYSSNGLKTIPDECVVNRWCKDEVRSKMFDCNGDAAEDVDIIDEKQIAMSLIWSELGQILGWSASQEVTILPPKKSKNKGSGKRMLSLKAKAVALTSKTKRMCKNCKRLTNHDKRNCPNPFTEHPPLSPSSEELSGEDEQEVEEEEDDILE encoded by the exons ATGGCGCAATTGTACGTCATAAG GTGCAGAATGCTTGAAAGTAAAGTCATTCTATGCCGGCATGTAATATGGATTTACTCATCTAACGGACTAAAGACTATTCCAGATGAGTGTGTTGTTAACAGATGGTGTAAAGATGAAGTCCGCTCTAAAATGTTCGATTGTAATGGTGATGCAGCTGAGGACGTTGATATAATAGATGAAAAACAGATTGCGATGTCACTAATTTGGTCAGAG TTGGGGCAAATTCTTGGCTGGTCTGCTAGTCAGGAGGTAACAATTTTGCCacctaaaaaatcaaaaaacaagGGAAGCGGAAAGAGGATGTTGTCGCTTAAGGCAAAAGCAGTTGCCTTGACAAGCAAGACAAAACGCatgtgtaaaaattgcaagcGATTAACTAATCATGACAAGAGGAACTGCCCTAACCCTTTTACAGAGCACCCACCATTATCACCTTCATCAGAGGAATTGTCGGGAGAAGATGAACAAGAAGTGGAGGAGGAAGAAGATGACATCTTAGAATAA